In Lacrimispora indolis DSM 755, a genomic segment contains:
- a CDS encoding glycosyltransferase family A protein has product MEEKRQEKTVDVIIPVYKPDETLNRLLKRLGEQSYPIRKIIIMNTEQSYWKEKEYSWVPNLEVHHVTKEEFDHGGTRNRGAGYSQADIMVFMTDDAVPADKDLIKELVKSLDQTGEGGEKVVMAYGRQLPNPDCALAEQYTRSFNYPEESRVKTGEDLKQLGIKTFFASNVCCAYDRTEFFKAGGFIKRTIFNEDMIYAGNAVRRRRQAVAYAADAKVYHSHNYGCIDQFKRNFDLAVSQADHPEVFEGIRSEGEGIRLVKKTSAWLIKEGKPWLVPGVIVKSGFKYMGYLLGKRYRSLPKGLVLSVTMNREYWKKER; this is encoded by the coding sequence ATGGAAGAAAAAAGGCAAGAGAAAACCGTTGATGTGATTATTCCGGTGTATAAGCCGGATGAGACCTTAAACCGTCTTTTAAAGCGCCTGGGAGAGCAGTCCTATCCTATCCGGAAGATCATCATCATGAACACGGAACAATCCTATTGGAAGGAAAAAGAATATAGCTGGGTCCCCAACTTAGAAGTACATCATGTGACAAAAGAAGAGTTTGACCATGGCGGGACAAGGAACCGGGGAGCCGGTTATTCCCAGGCGGATATTATGGTGTTTATGACCGATGACGCAGTTCCGGCTGATAAGGATTTAATCAAAGAATTGGTAAAGAGCCTTGACCAGACGGGAGAAGGCGGTGAAAAGGTAGTAATGGCCTATGGAAGACAGCTTCCTAACCCTGACTGCGCCCTGGCAGAGCAGTATACCCGTTCCTTTAACTATCCGGAGGAAAGCCGGGTAAAGACCGGTGAAGACTTAAAGCAGCTGGGGATCAAGACCTTTTTTGCTTCCAACGTCTGCTGCGCCTATGACAGGACTGAATTTTTTAAAGCAGGAGGATTTATCAAAAGAACTATCTTTAATGAGGACATGATTTATGCGGGAAATGCGGTAAGGCGCCGGAGGCAGGCGGTTGCCTATGCAGCCGATGCAAAGGTGTACCATTCCCATAATTATGGCTGCATTGATCAGTTTAAAAGGAATTTCGATCTGGCGGTATCCCAGGCGGACCACCCGGAGGTATTTGAGGGGATTCGTTCGGAAGGCGAGGGGATCCGTCTTGTGAAAAAGACTTCTGCATGGCTTATAAAGGAGGGAAAGCCCTGGCTTGTTCCCGGAGTGATCGTAAAGAGCGGCTTTAAATACATGGGATACCTTTTGGGAAAGCGGTATCGCAGCCTGCCAAAAGGGCTGGTTTTAAGCGTTACCATGAACAGGGAATATTGGAAAAAAGAAAGATAA
- a CDS encoding sugar ABC transporter substrate-binding protein gives MDNRKKSLLLLVLGGLSGIVFLTLLTSSFYGYVLKKIGVEHAENTRNYRYHYVMIINNLDSQFWNDVYQSVRQEAALHDAYVELKGRNQSSQYTAVDFMDMSIAAKVDGILLEFTGEENLEERINEAAAKGIPVVTILNDAPSTDRKSYVGINSYELGQEYGNQILKILPPDSQKARVMVLLHDNSIDSNQSQIFNQINNRMITSRESGGRIKVEESKIPSGRAFEAEEIVRNLFQNPQGPPDIIVCMDEVDTEAVYQAVIDYNSVGKTQVIGYYKSRAALEAVRKGTMAMTLCIDTSQMGKYSVQALTESIHDGRTNSFYSVDLQFVTKENAPDFMSK, from the coding sequence ATGGATAACAGAAAGAAAAGCCTGCTTCTGCTGGTGCTTGGAGGATTGTCCGGTATCGTGTTCCTTACACTTTTGACCTCCTCCTTTTATGGGTATGTGTTAAAAAAGATCGGGGTGGAGCATGCGGAAAATACCAGGAACTACCGGTATCACTATGTCATGATCATCAACAACTTAGATTCCCAGTTCTGGAATGACGTGTATCAAAGCGTACGTCAGGAAGCAGCCTTACACGACGCTTATGTGGAGCTTAAGGGGAGGAACCAGTCGTCCCAATATACTGCCGTGGATTTCATGGATATGAGCATAGCTGCAAAAGTGGATGGGATCCTGCTGGAATTTACGGGAGAAGAAAATCTGGAGGAACGGATCAATGAAGCGGCAGCAAAAGGGATCCCTGTGGTAACCATACTAAACGATGCGCCTTCCACGGACCGGAAAAGCTACGTTGGGATCAATTCCTATGAGCTGGGACAGGAATACGGGAATCAGATATTAAAGATTTTGCCTCCTGACTCTCAGAAGGCCAGGGTAATGGTGCTCCTTCATGACAATTCCATTGACAGCAACCAGTCCCAGATCTTTAACCAGATCAACAACCGGATGATCACGTCAAGGGAGAGCGGGGGACGGATCAAGGTGGAAGAAAGCAAGATCCCATCCGGACGGGCATTTGAAGCAGAGGAAATTGTGCGCAATTTATTCCAGAATCCCCAGGGGCCGCCGGACATCATTGTGTGCATGGATGAGGTGGATACGGAGGCTGTGTACCAGGCGGTCATAGATTATAACAGCGTAGGAAAAACCCAGGTCATCGGCTATTATAAGTCAAGGGCAGCCTTAGAGGCGGTCAGAAAAGGGACCATGGCCATGACTCTTTGCATTGATACCAGCCAGATGGGGAAATACAGCGTCCAGGCCCTTACCGAGTCCATACATGACGGAAGGACCAATTCCTTTTACAGCGTGGACTTACAGTTTGTAACAAAGGAAAATGCGCCGGATTTCATGAGTAAGTAA
- a CDS encoding serine hydrolase domain-containing protein, producing MNQEKLKELEKTISSDYVNITGILVQKNGIKLYENYFHGYTSDNATHVYSVTKSVFSVLIGIAIDKGHIKSADQKVLDFFPDYTVKTDEKTIQCITLKHLLTMTASYKYKSEPYEEFFASDNWIRAALDLLGGEGPSGEFMYSPIIGTHILSGILVNATGQPVLDFASEHLFSPLGIHVTHNVVLRNKEEHIAVMNDRNISGWVVDPQGINTASWGLFLTPGDMAKIGQLYLDGGIWENKRIISEEWIKVSTMTHIRLDRMSYGYLWWIIDDSGHIYAALGDGGNVIYINTKKKTVVSIASLFMPEAKDRIGLIKKYIEPIFED from the coding sequence ATGAATCAAGAAAAATTGAAAGAGCTTGAAAAGACGATAAGCAGTGACTATGTCAATATCACGGGCATTCTTGTACAAAAAAACGGCATAAAATTATATGAAAACTACTTTCACGGATATACCTCCGATAACGCCACTCATGTGTATTCAGTGACAAAGAGCGTTTTTTCCGTTTTGATTGGTATTGCCATTGATAAAGGCCATATCAAAAGTGCGGACCAGAAGGTGCTTGACTTTTTCCCGGATTACACTGTTAAAACAGACGAAAAAACAATACAATGCATTACACTGAAACATTTACTTACCATGACGGCCTCATATAAATATAAATCTGAGCCATACGAGGAGTTCTTCGCAAGCGACAACTGGATAAGGGCTGCCCTCGATTTATTGGGAGGCGAGGGACCATCGGGAGAATTTATGTATTCTCCCATCATTGGTACACATATCTTGTCGGGCATTCTCGTAAATGCGACGGGCCAGCCGGTTCTTGATTTCGCTTCGGAACATTTATTTTCGCCGCTGGGAATTCATGTTACGCACAATGTGGTGCTGCGTAACAAAGAAGAGCATATCGCCGTTATGAATGACAGAAACATCAGTGGCTGGGTTGTTGACCCCCAAGGGATAAACACGGCAAGCTGGGGCCTTTTCCTGACGCCTGGGGATATGGCAAAAATAGGCCAATTGTATCTAGATGGCGGAATATGGGAAAACAAACGGATCATATCAGAGGAATGGATAAAAGTAAGCACAATGACGCACATCAGGCTGGACCGGATGTCTTATGGTTACCTGTGGTGGATCATAGATGATTCAGGGCATATCTATGCAGCCTTGGGAGACGGAGGAAACGTGATTTATATCAATACAAAGAAAAAAACAGTTGTTTCTATTGCTTCTCTTTTTATGCCAGAGGCTAAGGACAGGATCGGGCTTATTAAAAAGTATATTGAGCCAATATTTGAGGATTGA